Proteins encoded by one window of Luteitalea sp.:
- a CDS encoding ketose-bisphosphate aldolase, with protein MPLVRTQEIVDNARHAGRGVAAFNVITLEHAEAIVTGAERVGASVILQISQNAVKFHHGRVEPIAAASAAVARAAGVSVSLHLDHVDDEALLRRAVEAGFSSVMYDGSTLDYDANVAATRAAVDWAHHHGLWLEAELGEVGGKGGAHAPGVRTQPAEARRFVGATGVDALAVAVGSTHAMTSRSARLDHVLIEELRNAVPVPLVLHGSSGVPDDELVRGVAAGLVKINIGTALNIAFTGAVRELLAADADVVDPRKYTASGREAMAATVARLLRVLR; from the coding sequence ATGCCACTCGTCCGGACGCAAGAGATCGTCGACAACGCCCGCCATGCCGGCCGTGGAGTCGCGGCGTTCAACGTCATCACCCTCGAGCACGCCGAGGCCATCGTGACCGGCGCGGAGCGGGTGGGTGCCTCGGTGATCCTGCAGATCAGCCAGAACGCGGTGAAGTTCCATCATGGTCGCGTCGAGCCCATCGCGGCTGCGTCGGCGGCCGTCGCGCGGGCGGCGGGAGTCTCGGTCTCACTGCATCTGGACCATGTCGACGACGAGGCGCTGCTGCGGCGTGCGGTCGAGGCGGGATTCAGCTCGGTGATGTACGACGGCTCCACGCTCGACTACGACGCGAACGTGGCGGCAACGCGGGCGGCCGTTGACTGGGCGCATCACCATGGGCTCTGGCTGGAAGCGGAGCTCGGTGAGGTCGGCGGCAAGGGAGGAGCGCATGCTCCGGGCGTTCGAACCCAACCGGCCGAGGCGCGTCGGTTCGTTGGTGCCACCGGCGTTGATGCGTTAGCGGTGGCGGTGGGCAGCACGCATGCGATGACGAGCCGAAGCGCTCGATTGGATCATGTGCTCATCGAGGAATTGCGGAACGCGGTGCCGGTTCCGCTCGTGCTGCACGGGTCGTCTGGAGTGCCAGACGATGAGCTCGTGAGGGGCGTCGCTGCGGGCCTCGTGAAGATCAACATTGGAACCGCGCTCAACATCGCGTTCACTGGCGCCGTTCGAGAGCTCCTGGCCGCCGACGCCGACGTGGTCGACCCTCGCAAGTACACCGCGTCCGGCCGCGAAGCGATGGCGGCCACGGTGGCACGGCTCTTAAGGGTGCTAAGGTGA
- a CDS encoding amidohydrolase family protein, with product MRQALGSSNRSALAVAALISIAAGSGCSRNDSDSSAAQQKGAPDIALREYEPRSMLVTDETNVPRARYPAIDNHNHLRNAEPAEAIAVMDQTGVAQVVNLDGGFGEDLVRAIERFDKQYPGRFLTYARPDWSKVTEPDFGVQAAAELEAGVKAGARGLKIHKGLGLQLTDAQGKLIAVDDPRLDPLWAKAGELGIPVEVHIGDPAAFFTPLDRFNERFDELQSRPEWLFYPDYPSLEEIVKQGERVVARHPKTIFIGAHMGWYAENLVVVGAMLDKYPNYYIDIDARLSELGRQPYTARRFLIKYQDRVLFGTDTPPRTDAYRLYWRFLETDDEYFDIAESHHRQGRWMVHGLYLPDEVLEKLYYKNALKLIPGASIEGFKQSK from the coding sequence GTGAGACAAGCGTTGGGTAGCTCGAACCGTTCCGCGCTGGCAGTCGCTGCGCTGATCTCGATCGCCGCCGGCTCGGGATGCAGCCGCAACGATAGTGATTCCAGTGCCGCACAGCAGAAGGGAGCCCCGGACATCGCCCTACGCGAGTACGAGCCGCGCTCCATGCTCGTTACTGATGAAACGAACGTTCCGAGAGCGCGATATCCCGCCATCGACAATCACAATCACTTACGCAACGCGGAGCCGGCGGAGGCCATTGCGGTGATGGACCAGACGGGCGTCGCGCAGGTGGTCAATCTCGACGGCGGTTTTGGCGAAGATCTGGTTCGGGCCATCGAGCGATTCGACAAGCAGTACCCGGGGCGCTTTCTGACCTACGCCCGGCCGGACTGGAGCAAGGTCACAGAACCGGACTTCGGTGTGCAGGCTGCTGCCGAGCTCGAAGCCGGTGTGAAGGCCGGCGCGCGCGGCTTGAAGATTCACAAGGGTCTCGGACTGCAGTTGACCGACGCCCAAGGCAAGCTGATCGCGGTCGACGATCCTCGACTCGATCCGCTCTGGGCGAAGGCTGGCGAGCTCGGCATTCCCGTCGAGGTCCACATTGGAGACCCCGCGGCCTTCTTCACGCCGCTGGATCGCTTCAACGAGCGATTCGACGAGCTGCAGTCCCGACCGGAGTGGCTCTTCTATCCCGACTATCCGTCGCTCGAGGAGATCGTCAAGCAGGGAGAGCGCGTCGTCGCACGCCATCCGAAGACGATATTCATCGGTGCGCACATGGGCTGGTATGCGGAGAACCTGGTCGTGGTCGGCGCCATGCTCGACAAGTATCCCAACTATTACATCGACATCGATGCACGTCTCAGCGAGCTGGGCCGTCAGCCGTACACGGCGCGTCGCTTCCTGATCAAGTATCAGGATCGGGTCTTGTTCGGCACGGATACGCCTCCGCGCACGGATGCATACCGGTTGTATTGGCGCTTCCTCGAAACAGACGACGAGTATTTCGACATCGCGGAGAGCCATCACCGCCAAGGCCGGTGGATGGTCCATGGGCTCTATCTGCCGGATGAAGTGCTCGAGAAGTTGTATTACAAGAATGCGCTCAAGCTCATACCTGGCGCCTCGATCGAGGGTTTCAAACAGTCGAAGTAG
- a CDS encoding methyltransferase domain-containing protein has product MAGPSSQLRAFTDRLVGWTRRGAIAARNGNDPWASSAAPRVQTQALTRFLACLSSREAPVLLDLGPVVGSNVAFFGEQLGCKIFVEDIHEDLDRFARSGTGEDIPRFLARRFNRPSESIDGILCWDLFDHLDKRAADALARELARLLKPGGALLAFFATTRDATSAYSKFIVVDDRTLHHNSYTAAPRDRHVLASRDIDRLFDGLNVSHSCLLRTRMREMLFRKRLPLDATAKAPSPVRRQRPVNGRPAPASASLNLAVHRANAGLRPTSSNGTPAVNGVEPRRGASRPLPLKAKPEKDSLRPRQTKVRGSR; this is encoded by the coding sequence GTGGCTGGTCCGAGTTCTCAGTTGAGGGCGTTTACTGATCGTCTCGTTGGCTGGACGCGTCGCGGCGCAATTGCTGCGCGGAACGGCAACGACCCCTGGGCCTCGTCCGCCGCGCCCCGAGTACAGACGCAGGCGTTGACGCGTTTCTTGGCGTGTCTGTCCTCGCGCGAGGCGCCGGTGCTGTTGGACCTCGGTCCGGTGGTGGGGTCAAACGTCGCGTTCTTTGGCGAGCAGCTCGGGTGCAAGATCTTCGTGGAAGATATCCACGAGGATCTCGACCGCTTCGCGCGTAGCGGAACGGGCGAAGACATCCCTCGGTTCCTGGCCCGCCGATTCAATCGACCGAGCGAGAGCATCGACGGCATCCTCTGCTGGGACCTCTTTGATCACCTCGACAAGCGTGCGGCCGATGCGCTGGCGCGCGAGCTGGCGCGGCTCCTCAAGCCCGGGGGTGCGTTGCTGGCGTTTTTCGCCACGACACGCGACGCGACATCCGCCTACAGCAAGTTCATCGTTGTCGATGACAGGACCCTCCACCATAACTCCTACACGGCCGCGCCCCGTGACCGGCACGTCTTGGCGAGCCGGGACATCGATCGGCTGTTCGACGGTCTGAACGTGTCGCACTCGTGCCTGCTGCGTACGCGCATGCGGGAGATGTTGTTCCGGAAGCGGTTGCCCCTCGACGCGACGGCGAAGGCGCCGTCCCCGGTTCGAAGACAGCGGCCGGTGAACGGTCGTCCCGCGCCGGCGTCCGCGTCGCTGAATCTTGCGGTGCACCGGGCCAACGCAGGTTTGCGCCCGACATCGTCCAACGGGACCCCCGCCGTGAATGGCGTCGAGCCGCGGAGAGGCGCAAGCCGTCCGCTTCCGCTAAAGGCCAAACCCGAGAAGGACAGCCTGAGGCCGCGGCAGACGAAGGTTCGAGGTTCGAGGTAA
- a CDS encoding polymer-forming cytoskeletal protein, producing the protein MWKRDEKTPQPPTGITPTKGPSRTMNPPAPASQASVGRDTVNIGKSVVIKGELNGSEDLTIEGQVDGKIELREHVLTIGANGKITAEVFAKAIIVLGEVVGNITASERVDVRDKGSVDGDITSPKVAIAEGAHFRGSIDMQRGPRAVPRPAEVKPAPVVAGATVGASSAALKA; encoded by the coding sequence ATGTGGAAACGAGATGAGAAGACACCGCAGCCGCCGACGGGCATCACGCCGACAAAGGGCCCGTCGCGAACCATGAACCCGCCCGCACCAGCGTCGCAGGCCTCTGTAGGAAGGGATACCGTGAACATTGGGAAGTCGGTCGTGATCAAAGGCGAGCTGAACGGCAGCGAGGATCTCACCATCGAGGGCCAGGTCGACGGCAAAATCGAGCTGCGAGAGCACGTCCTGACGATTGGCGCGAACGGGAAGATCACGGCGGAGGTCTTTGCGAAGGCGATCATTGTCCTGGGCGAGGTGGTGGGTAACATCACCGCCTCGGAGAGGGTGGACGTCCGGGACAAGGGTTCCGTCGATGGCGACATTACGTCCCCGAAGGTGGCGATTGCCGAAGGGGCGCATTTCCGCGGCAGCATCGACATGCAGCGTGGGCCGCGCGCGGTCCCGCGGCCGGCCGAAGTCAAGCCTGCGCCCGTTGTCGCCGGGGCGACTGTTGGGGCGAGCAGCGCCGCTCTCAAAGCGTAG
- a CDS encoding addiction module toxin, HicA family yields MKAWTGTDLVRHLVSLGCRKVRQKGSHLRVACGPCVTTVAVHAGETLPPGTLRQIVRDLAPCLGKDWLP; encoded by the coding sequence ATGAAGGCATGGACCGGCACGGACCTCGTGCGGCACCTGGTGAGCCTCGGGTGCCGGAAGGTCCGGCAGAAGGGCTCGCATCTGCGTGTTGCGTGTGGACCGTGCGTGACGACGGTGGCGGTCCATGCCGGAGAGACACTGCCTCCTGGAACGTTGCGCCAGATCGTGCGTGACCTGGCGCCCTGCTTGGGGAAGGACTGGTTGCCATGA
- a CDS encoding DUF433 domain-containing protein, with product MRLPLTQTTPLVQEPDGSVRVRGSRVTLDTLVELFRQGATAEQINDSLPSLSLRDIYGAVAYYLEHTVEVEAYLTARCERASVIRREIESHQDVTGLRERVRARRARQASL from the coding sequence ATGAGGCTGCCGCTCACGCAAACGACACCGCTCGTTCAGGAGCCCGACGGAAGCGTGCGCGTGCGCGGAAGCCGCGTCACGCTCGACACGCTCGTCGAGCTCTTTCGACAAGGGGCCACGGCAGAGCAGATCAACGACAGCTTGCCCTCTTTGTCGCTGCGCGATATCTATGGCGCGGTGGCCTACTATCTCGAGCACACGGTCGAGGTCGAGGCGTACCTGACGGCGCGCTGCGAGCGTGCGTCAGTGATTCGTCGCGAAATCGAATCTCATCAGGATGTCACCGGACTTCGTGAGCGTGTGCGCGCTCGCCGGGCCCGACAGGCGTCGCTGTAG
- a CDS encoding DUF11 domain-containing protein yields MTMRHPRTPKSTGIIVAAMMAVVFLLTAPRAQTQEPPPQQPWPACDARAFLFQSGGTPPTTVQAIDLVTGDDDPILSLTGWNINAVGYHILDDLIYGWNNVPETPATRGVVSVGSDGSVVAHGIPDGWPTNSNGVPANTVIGEVDENGQYWVITAGASYPGNQWVQIDLAPGSPTFNHVIDTGPVSGAGIENFTCGCDWVFVPGGGDFLYRVMNGDTESVLYSFNRTDHTWENRGTLGALSDNLFGAFFADADGFLYPSSNVTGIISRVDVQNVTGTFFSDGPTAAGNDGARCFNAPVPIDFGDAPDASYATLLASDGARHGLAGWNSGDNTAPLMLGTTVDHEAEGQPSPGADSDTDDGVTDPIQVIAGEPTTVAVTVTNTSDTVATLAGWIDLDGSGAFDPGERAVESIPAGSGTTAVDLMFPAGTTSTDAFARFRIFSGEVTDPLPTEAASGGEVEDYPVLAGRVQYEKTVTNDDATELEPGDSFTYTVTVSNVGSVPLTNLSFTDDLSGALDGDATYNDDVDASVGDAEFTDDAITWSGSLDPGDTATITYSVTINDPPAGDAIIANGVLGEGPGSNCATSPATDPACVTQVPQPQLSVAKTSDGGDTVQAGDVVSYELTITNTGPAEAFNAVVSDDLSGVLDDAIFNDDASATSGTVVFDPDTQQLSWGGPLAANGGAVTITYSVTVNGADALGDGILENAVTGPGCDDPDATCETVSQIEAWTTTKTSSPEGTVVAETVVSYTIAVENTGAVDLTDISFSDDLTAVLDDALFNDDADVGEATFSEPTVTWTGNLAVGATATVTYSVTVRANEELADGVLANAVTGAPNCPAPAITDPNDPAFNPDCVSVNEVGAWEAQKTSDATGPVGSGDVVTYTVTITNTGGADFVSDGAALSVSDDLSGVLDEATFNDDLSATAGQATFAAPALTWTGDLLVGESAVVTYSVTVNPPSTTADGVLLNAIVGPPNCPDPAVTDPEDPAFVPECASIIGGPPPLMELDIAITQTVDVETGSCAVPDDEVEFVVSAQNLGPSDATNLVVNYVLPEGLAFVAASPSVGAYDPEAGTWQIGVLAAGAAERSRLEQAHVATLRVVAMVLEPGSFSAEAAVGGVEPADVNPDNNAATATLDGCGTDVEATEIWWGYNPDHDTFDFYVTIRNNGPQVTDGPITVTIPLPEGITFTMAEPGWACEVEAETNTAACTRFDLAIEPGESIRFALWSQGETPDAVTVAAHVTYPPDIDPGNNVITLDDCCGRVAEARAAEQAAAPADIAITQTSAVTTVDLARHVTYTVGVRNLGAETTPAIRLSDVLPAGATLVSATSPQGTCHASPNQAVLACTLNALAVEETAEVTVTLETLRTGALTHIVSATGIVPDPAVTNNQVKETTLLPPDPALDPEGTGVPTAWRTRYGLEGADADAAADPDGDGVSNLDEFLRGTHPRGFFRGHFAEGAVGFFQTDLGLVNPTDEATEVVLSFVTETGAHLTRALTLGPGARTTVPLNAALAGWNIAAATLVESDRAVAADRLMTWPAAQYVHDTMAEGVVVPNYGSSLETAVAAPSPTWHFAEGATAGLFDLYYLLQNPEDRDVTATIQYLRQGDTPVTRSYVVPAQSRRTIWVDAEPGLEEALVAASITADAPIVAERAMYFSPHDTFGLAGHAAAGVAAPSPTWHFAEGATGAFFDAFLLFGNPEPAPVTVEVQYQLPSGEVLAKTYVVPAQQRLTVYVDAEDPALAETAFAASVTASAPIVAERAMWWPGPTAGQWTEASATLGATAPGAAWAIAEARVGTDGRTEDSAQPLPAESFVLLSNTSATAGEVRVRLITDSGTTVERTLDIAAHARRTLALGVEWPELAGQRASVVVESLDPAVPITVEHACYSSTPGRVWMAGAAARATPLP; encoded by the coding sequence CCCGACCTTCAATCACGTCATCGACACTGGTCCGGTCAGTGGGGCAGGTATCGAGAACTTCACCTGTGGATGCGACTGGGTGTTTGTCCCCGGAGGCGGGGACTTCCTTTACCGCGTAATGAACGGTGACACCGAGTCGGTGCTCTACAGCTTCAATCGGACCGACCATACGTGGGAGAACCGTGGTACGCTGGGGGCCCTCTCGGACAACCTATTCGGGGCCTTCTTTGCCGATGCCGATGGATTTCTGTATCCCTCGAGCAACGTCACGGGAATCATCTCGCGCGTCGATGTCCAGAACGTCACGGGAACATTCTTCTCGGACGGCCCAACGGCAGCCGGCAACGATGGCGCCCGCTGCTTCAACGCCCCCGTCCCAATCGACTTTGGCGACGCTCCCGACGCGTCGTACGCCACGCTGCTCGCATCCGATGGCGCCCGCCATGGTCTCGCCGGCTGGAATTCCGGGGATAACACTGCACCGTTGATGCTCGGGACCACGGTCGATCACGAGGCCGAGGGCCAACCCTCGCCTGGCGCCGACTCGGACACGGACGACGGCGTGACCGACCCGATTCAGGTGATTGCCGGCGAGCCGACCACGGTGGCGGTCACGGTCACGAACACCAGCGACACAGTGGCCACACTGGCCGGCTGGATCGATCTCGACGGGAGCGGCGCCTTCGATCCCGGCGAGCGTGCGGTTGAGTCGATCCCTGCCGGCTCGGGCACCACGGCCGTCGATCTGATGTTCCCGGCAGGCACCACGAGCACTGACGCATTCGCCCGGTTCCGCATCTTCTCCGGCGAGGTGACGGACCCGCTCCCGACCGAGGCCGCCTCCGGCGGCGAGGTCGAGGACTACCCGGTGCTGGCAGGACGGGTCCAATACGAGAAGACCGTGACGAATGACGACGCCACGGAGCTCGAGCCTGGTGACTCGTTCACCTACACCGTGACGGTGTCCAACGTGGGCTCGGTGCCGCTGACCAACCTCTCGTTCACCGACGATCTCTCCGGTGCCCTCGACGGCGATGCCACCTACAACGACGACGTCGACGCCAGCGTGGGAGATGCAGAGTTCACAGATGACGCCATCACCTGGTCGGGGTCTCTCGACCCCGGTGACACTGCCACCATCACCTACTCGGTGACCATCAATGACCCACCCGCGGGTGACGCCATCATCGCCAACGGCGTCCTCGGCGAAGGTCCCGGCTCCAATTGCGCGACCTCGCCTGCAACGGATCCGGCCTGCGTCACGCAGGTGCCCCAACCGCAGCTCAGCGTCGCAAAGACCTCCGATGGTGGGGACACGGTCCAGGCCGGCGACGTGGTCAGCTACGAGCTCACCATCACCAACACCGGGCCGGCCGAGGCGTTCAATGCCGTCGTGTCCGACGACCTATCCGGTGTGTTGGACGATGCCATCTTCAACGATGACGCCAGTGCCACCTCCGGCACGGTGGTCTTCGACCCCGACACCCAGCAGCTCTCCTGGGGCGGCCCGCTGGCTGCGAACGGCGGAGCGGTGACCATCACGTATTCGGTGACCGTGAACGGCGCGGACGCGCTGGGCGACGGCATACTGGAGAACGCGGTCACGGGGCCGGGCTGTGACGACCCGGACGCAACCTGTGAGACGGTGAGCCAGATCGAGGCATGGACGACGACCAAGACCTCGAGTCCGGAAGGCACCGTGGTGGCGGAGACCGTGGTCTCCTACACGATCGCAGTCGAGAACACCGGCGCCGTCGATCTGACAGATATCTCCTTCAGCGACGACCTGACGGCCGTGCTCGACGATGCGCTCTTCAACGACGACGCCGACGTCGGGGAAGCTACCTTCAGTGAGCCGACGGTGACCTGGACGGGCAACTTGGCCGTCGGCGCGACGGCGACCGTGACCTATTCAGTCACGGTGCGCGCCAACGAGGAGCTGGCGGACGGCGTGCTTGCCAACGCCGTGACCGGCGCGCCGAACTGTCCCGCCCCCGCGATCACTGACCCGAATGATCCGGCCTTCAACCCCGATTGCGTCAGCGTCAACGAGGTGGGCGCGTGGGAGGCGCAGAAGACATCGGATGCCACCGGACCGGTGGGATCGGGTGATGTGGTGACGTATACGGTCACCATCACCAACACGGGCGGCGCTGACTTCGTCAGTGACGGCGCCGCGCTGAGCGTGAGCGACGACCTGTCAGGTGTGCTCGACGAGGCTACGTTCAACGACGATCTGAGCGCGACGGCCGGCCAGGCAACGTTCGCCGCGCCGGCGCTGACCTGGACCGGCGACCTCCTGGTGGGCGAGTCGGCGGTGGTGACCTACTCGGTGACCGTCAATCCGCCGAGCACCACGGCCGACGGCGTCCTCCTCAACGCCATCGTCGGCCCCCCGAACTGCCCCGATCCAGCGGTGACCGATCCGGAGGATCCCGCCTTCGTGCCCGAGTGCGCGTCGATCATCGGTGGGCCGCCGCCGCTCATGGAGCTCGACATCGCGATCACGCAGACAGTCGATGTCGAGACCGGCTCCTGCGCGGTGCCGGACGATGAGGTCGAGTTCGTCGTGTCGGCGCAGAACCTCGGGCCGTCGGATGCCACGAACCTGGTGGTGAACTATGTGCTGCCCGAGGGCCTCGCGTTCGTCGCCGCCTCGCCGTCGGTCGGCGCCTACGATCCGGAGGCCGGCACCTGGCAGATCGGCGTTCTGGCGGCCGGGGCCGCTGAGCGTAGCCGCCTCGAGCAGGCGCACGTGGCCACGTTGCGCGTGGTCGCCATGGTCCTCGAGCCGGGGAGCTTCTCGGCTGAAGCCGCGGTCGGCGGTGTCGAACCGGCGGACGTCAATCCGGACAACAACGCCGCCACCGCCACACTCGACGGCTGCGGCACCGACGTCGAGGCCACCGAGATCTGGTGGGGCTACAACCCAGACCACGACACCTTCGACTTCTACGTCACCATTCGCAACAACGGCCCGCAGGTCACCGACGGGCCCATCACGGTGACGATCCCGCTCCCCGAGGGCATCACCTTCACCATGGCGGAGCCCGGCTGGGCCTGTGAGGTCGAAGCCGAGACCAACACCGCCGCCTGCACGCGCTTCGATCTCGCGATCGAGCCTGGCGAGTCCATCCGGTTCGCCCTCTGGTCGCAGGGGGAGACGCCGGATGCGGTGACCGTCGCGGCGCACGTCACCTATCCGCCGGATATCGATCCGGGGAACAACGTCATCACCCTCGATGACTGCTGTGGGCGCGTCGCCGAGGCCCGCGCGGCCGAGCAGGCTGCGGCGCCGGCCGATATCGCGATCACGCAAACGAGCGCCGTCACCACGGTCGATCTCGCGCGCCACGTCACGTACACGGTGGGCGTGCGCAATCTCGGCGCGGAGACGACGCCGGCCATCCGGCTCTCCGACGTGCTCCCCGCTGGCGCCACGTTGGTCTCGGCGACGAGTCCGCAGGGCACCTGCCACGCCAGCCCCAATCAGGCGGTACTCGCATGCACGCTCAATGCGCTGGCCGTCGAAGAAACCGCCGAGGTCACCGTGACGCTCGAAACGCTCCGGACCGGTGCCCTCACCCACATCGTCTCGGCCACCGGCATCGTGCCGGACCCGGCCGTCACCAACAACCAGGTGAAAGAGACCACGCTGCTCCCGCCTGACCCGGCGCTCGATCCCGAAGGCACCGGCGTGCCCACCGCCTGGCGCACCCGCTACGGCCTCGAGGGCGCGGACGCCGATGCCGCGGCCGACCCCGATGGCGACGGCGTCTCCAACCTCGACGAGTTCCTGCGCGGCACACATCCGCGCGGCTTCTTCCGCGGCCATTTCGCCGAAGGCGCTGTCGGCTTCTTCCAGACCGACCTCGGCCTCGTCAATCCGACCGACGAGGCGACGGAGGTCGTGCTGTCGTTCGTCACCGAGACGGGCGCGCATCTCACCCGCGCCCTCACGCTGGGGCCGGGCGCACGCACCACCGTCCCGCTCAACGCCGCCTTGGCCGGCTGGAACATCGCCGCCGCCACCTTGGTGGAGAGCGACCGCGCGGTCGCGGCCGACCGGCTCATGACCTGGCCCGCGGCCCAATACGTCCACGACACCATGGCCGAGGGCGTCGTGGTGCCGAACTACGGGAGCTCGCTCGAGACCGCCGTCGCCGCGCCCTCCCCCACGTGGCATTTCGCCGAAGGCGCCACGGCCGGCCTCTTCGATCTCTATTACTTGCTGCAGAACCCGGAGGACCGCGATGTCACGGCGACGATCCAGTATCTGCGGCAGGGGGACACCCCGGTCACGCGGAGCTACGTGGTGCCGGCGCAGAGCCGCCGCACCATCTGGGTCGATGCGGAACCGGGGCTCGAGGAGGCGCTCGTGGCCGCCAGCATCACCGCCGACGCGCCAATCGTCGCCGAGCGGGCGATGTATTTCAGTCCGCACGACACCTTCGGCCTCGCCGGGCACGCCGCCGCCGGCGTGGCGGCACCGTCGCCCACCTGGCATTTCGCCGAGGGGGCGACCGGCGCGTTCTTCGATGCCTTCCTGCTCTTCGGCAACCCGGAACCGGCGCCGGTCACCGTCGAGGTGCAGTATCAGCTCCCCAGCGGCGAGGTCCTCGCCAAGACCTACGTCGTGCCCGCGCAGCAGCGGCTCACGGTGTACGTGGATGCCGAAGATCCGGCGCTCGCCGAGACGGCCTTCGCGGCGTCGGTGACCGCCAGTGCCCCCATCGTGGCCGAGCGGGCCATGTGGTGGCCGGGCCCGACCGCCGGGCAGTGGACCGAAGCCAGCGCCACGCTCGGCGCCACCGCGCCCGGCGCGGCCTGGGCCATTGCCGAAGCGCGGGTCGGCACCGACGGCCGCACGGAAGACAGCGCGCAGCCGCTCCCGGCGGAAAGCTTCGTGCTGCTCTCGAATACGTCAGCCACGGCCGGCGAGGTCCGCGTGCGGCTCATCACCGACAGCGGCACCACGGTCGAGCGGACCCTCGACATCGCGGCGCATGCGCGGCGGACACTCGCCCTCGGCGTCGAGTGGCCGGAGCTGGCGGGCCAACGCGCGAGCGTGGTGGTCGAGAGTCTCGACCCGGCGGTGCCGATCACCGTCGAGCACGCCTGCTACAGCTCGACTCCCGGCCGCGTGTGGATGGCGGGCGCCGCCGCCCGCGCCACACCGCTGCCGTAA